Proteins from a single region of Schistocerca gregaria isolate iqSchGreg1 chromosome 3, iqSchGreg1.2, whole genome shotgun sequence:
- the LOC126356361 gene encoding ice-structuring glycoprotein-like, producing MHTLVVLSALLAAASAGYLGGYAAPAIAAVPAASSIANTYRVSQTARVLAAAPAAYAAPAIAAAPAIGYAGAIAAPAIAAAVPAASSISNTYRISQTARVLAAPAAYAAPAVAAAPAIAAAPAIAAAPALAAAVPAASSIANTYRISQTARVLAAPAVAAAPAIAAAPAIAAAPAIAAAPALAAAVPAASSIANTYRISQTARVLAAPAAYAAPAVAAAPAIAAAPAIAAAPALAAAVPAASSIANTYRISQTARVLAAPAAYAAPAVAAAPAIAAAPAIAAAPALAAAVPAASSIANTYRISQTARVLAAPTAYAAPAVAAAPAIAAAPAIAAAPALAAAVPAASSIANTYRVSQTARVLAAPAAYAAPALGYARYGAPALGYARYGAGALGYAGALAAPSLGYARAIAAPTIGIARYAAAAPALSYGYAGYASSALSYGYGARALGLVH from the coding sequence GTCGTCCTGTCAGCACTGTTGGCCGCCGCTTCGGCCGGTTACCTGGGAGGGtacgccgcccccgccatcgcggCCGTCCCGGCAGCGTCTTCCATTGCCAACACCTACAGGGTGTCCCAGACTGCACGCGTCCTTGCTGCTGCCCCCGCAGCCTACGCGGCACCTGCCATCGCTGCCGCCCCTGCCATCGGCTACGCCGGTGCCatcgccgcccccgccatcgctgCTGCTGTCCCTGCAGCATCTTCCATTTCTAACACGTACAGAATATCGCAGACCGCCCGCGTCCTTGCGGCCCCCGCCGCTTACGCCGCCCCCGCAGTCGCCGCCGCCCCAGCCATCGCTGCCGCCCCGGCTATAGCTGCCGCCCCCGCTTTGGCTGCAGCCGTTCCTGCAGCGTCTTCCATTGCCAACACCTACAGAATATCGCAGACCGCCCGCGTCCTGGCCGCCCCCGCAGTCGCCGCTGCCCCTGCCATCGCCGCTGCCCCAGCCATTGCCGCTGCTCCGGCCATCGCAGCCGCACCAGCTCTGGCTGCAGCCGTTCCTGCAGCGTCTTCCATTGCCAATACGTACAGAATATCGCAGACTGCTCGCGTcctggccgcccccgccgcctacgccgcccccgcagtCGCCGCCGCCCCTGCCATCGCCGCTGCTCCGgccatcgccgccgcccccgctttGGCTGCAGCCGTTCCTGCAGCGTCTTCCATTGCCAACACCTACAGAATATCGCAGACCGCCCGCGTcctggccgcccccgccgcctacgccgcccccgcagtCGCCGCCGCCCCTGCCATCGCCGCTGCTCCGgccatcgccgccgcccccgctttGGCTGCAGCCGTTCCTGCAGCGTCTTCCATTGCCAACACCTACAGAATATCGCAGACCGCCCGCGTCCTGGCCGCCCCcaccgcctacgccgcccccgcagtCGCCGCCGCCCCTGCCATCGCCGCTGCTCCGGCCATCGCAGCCGCACCAGCTCTGGCTGCAGCCGTTCCTGCAGCGTCTTCCATTGCCAACACGTACAGAGTGTCACAGACGGCCCGCGTcttggccgcccccgccgcctacgccgcccccgctctGGGCTACGCCCGCTACGGAGCTCCCGCCCTGGGATACGCCCGCTACGGAGCTGGCGCCCTGGGCTACGCCGGTGCCCTAGCCGCCCCCAGCCTGGGATACGCAAGGGCCATCGCCGCCCCCACCATCGGCATCGCCCGTTACGCCGCCGCCGCTCCGGCACTGAGTTACGGATACGCTGGATATGCCTCCTCTGCCCTTAGCTACGGCTATGGCGCCCGTGCTCTTGGTCTCGTCCACTAG